The Vibrio crassostreae genomic interval CTATGACTGCAAAAACAAGCTCGTCACCCCAGGGCTAATTGATTGCCACACTCACCTTGTATTTGCAGGCAACCGCGCCAACGAATTTGAACAGCGTTTGAATGGTGTGTCTTACACCGACATCGCTAAGCAAGGCGGCGGTATTCTAGCGACAGTCACGGCCACACGCGCAGCACAAGAGTCTGAACTGGTTGAAATGGCGTTACCGAGACTCGATGGCCTGCTAAGAAGTGGCGTCACAAGTGTTGAAGTAAAGTCTGGCTATGGCTTAACGCTTGATGACGAACTGAAGATGTTACGCGCGGCTAAAGCGTTAGAAAATCATCGTCGTATTAAGATCACCACTACTCTCCTCGCAGCCCATGCTGTACCACCTGAATATAAAGAGCAGCCCGATCGTTATATTGATCTGGTTTGCCAAGAGATTATCCCTAAAGCTGCAGAGCAAGGGTTAGCTGATGCAGTTGACGTGTTCTGCGAATCTATCGGCTTCAACCTAGAACAAACCGAACGCGTCTTTGCAGCTGCCAAAGCACATGGGCTAGCGATTAAAGGCCACACAGAACAACTCTCGAATATGGGTGGCAGCGCACTTGCAGCAAAATACGACGCACTCTCTGTTGACCATGTTGAATACCTTGATGAAGCCGGAGTAAAAGTACTGGCGGAATCAGGCACAGTTGCCACCTTGCTTCCCGGCGCTTTCTACTTCTTAAAAGAGACTCAACAGCCACCTATTGCCCTACTTCGCGAACACAACATTCCGATGGCGATAGCGACCGACTTAAACCCCGGTACTTCTCCTTTTGCTGACCTAACGCTAATGATGAACATGAGCTGCACCCTGTTTGGCACGACGCCTGAAGAAGCGTTGCGCGGTGTGACTTGTCATGCTGCCGCAGCCATTGGCGACTCACAAACCAAAGGCAAAGTCGAAGTGGGTTATGCCGCTGACTTAGCGATCTGGAATATCGATCACCCTGCCGATCTAAGTTATCAAGTCGGTGTTCCTCATCTGCATAAACGCATTGTTAATGGCGAGGTGTGTCATGACTCAATCTAAATCCAACGGTATTCAAGAAAACGTAGAAACCGTGCATAACTTTGTGTGGAATGGCCGCAATGATCTTGAAGATGGCGCACTCGGCACTCGCGTTCATCACATTACCAAGCAAGTGCAAAGTAGTGATTCAAGTGACGAGCTGACTGACAGCGCTATCGCCTTAGTTGGCTTTGCCAGCGATGCCGGAGTTGCCAGAAATAAAGGACGCGTGGGCGCGAAACAAGCACCTAACCTGATTCGTCAAGCGTTGGCGAATATGGCTTGGCACAGTGACGCACACATCGCGGATCTCGGTGATATCGAGTGCAATGATGGTCAATTAGAAGTCAGTCAAAAACAGTGTGCTTCTTTGATTGCCAATGCTTTAGCTACCAGCAAAGTGATTACCCTTGGCGGCGGTCACGAAGTGGCTTGGGCATCGTTCCAAGGGCTCGCTGAGCATTTACATCAAGCGGAACGCCTCCATAAAGCTGAACGTCTTGATAAAGATCAGCCTATACACAAACCTAAGATCGGCATCGTTAACTTTGATGCTCACTTTGATCTTCGTGAATTTGAAAGCGACATCGCTGACGTTAAACCGAGTTCAGGCACGCCTTTTAACCAGATCAGCGATTACTGCCATTCACATCAGTGGCCATTTCATTACGCGTGTCTTGGTGTGAGTGCAGCCAGCAATACTAAAGCACTGTTCAACAAAGCCGGCCAACTAGGCGTTTGGTATGAACACGACCGCGATATCACCCAAGTAAACCAAGTCGCTCAATTGGTTAAGTTGCAAAAATTCATCGATGAGTGTGATTACCTCTATCTCACCATTGATCTCGATGTCTTCCCTGCGGCGACTGCGCCGGGTGTCAGTGCACCAGCGGCAAGAGGCGTGAGCTATGAAACACTCGCTCCTTTTCTAGAACAGATTTTTAAACACAGTGAAAAACTCATTATCGCGGACATTGCGGAATATAACCCAGACTACGACGTCGATGGCCAAACGGCTCGATTGGCGGCTCGTTTGTGTTGGGATATTGCCTCTGCAATGGCCAGCGACTGACCCAGCTATACCGACAACTACAACTACAACTACAACTACAACTACAACGATATAACGTGAAACAGAAGGAATTCCAAAATGACGGAACACCACAACAGTGACCCTCGTCTCGACACGACTCGCGAAATTCGCGCACCTCATGGCACCACTTTGCGCGCTAAATCTTGGTTAACAGAAGCACCACTGCGTATGCTAATGAACAACCTAGACCCTGATGTGGCAGAACACCCACATGCACTGGTTGTGTATGGTGGTATTGGTCGCGCAGCGCGTGATTGGAAATGTTATGACAAGATTGTTGAAGTATTAGAGCGTTTAGAAGACGACCAAACGCTGCTTGTTCAATCAGGTAAACCTGTAGGCGTGTTCCCGACTCATAAAAACGCACCTCGCGTGTTGATCGCTAACTCTAACCTTGTTCCACATTGGGCCAACTGGGAGCACTTCAACGAGCTCGATAAAGAAGGCTTGATGATGTACGGTCAAATGACCGCCGGTAGCTGGATCTACATCGGCTCACAAGGCATCGTTCAAGGTACTTATGAAACCTTTGTCGCGATTGCGAAGAAACACTTCCAAGGCGAAGCAAACGGCAAATGGGTACTCACAGGCGGCCTTGGCGGCATGGGCGGCGCTCAACCTCTTGCGGCAACAATGGCTGGTTTCTCAATGATCGCGGTTGAGTGTGATGAATCACGAATCGACTACCGCTTACGTACTGGCTATGTAGACAAAAAAGCCACCAGCTTAGATGAAGCAATGGCTATGATTAAAGAATCAGACACGCCAATCTCTGTTGGCTTATTAGGTAACGCCGCAGACGTCTTCCCAGAGTTAGTCGAACGCAATATCACACCTGATGTGGTGACTGACCAAACCTCTGCCCACGATCCTCTTAACGGCTACTTGCCGCAAGGTTGGACGATGGAGAAAGCCGCACAAGAGCGCACCATTGATGAAGCAAAAGTGGTGAAAGCCGCTAAGCAATCTATGGCGATTCAAGTACAAGCGATGCTAGACCTGCAATACCGCGGCGCAGCGACCGTGGATTACGGTAATAACATTCGCCAAATGGCACTAGAAGAAGGCGTAGAAAACGCGTTTGATTTCCCAGGTTTCGTTCCGGCTTATATTCGACCTTTATTCTGCGAGGGCGTCGGACCGTTCCGCTGGGCTGCCCTATCTGGTGACCCAGAAGATATCTACAAAACAGACCAAAAAGTAAAAGAACTGATTCCAGACAACCCACATCTACACAACTGGCTAGATATGGCGCGTGAACGTATTCAGTTCCAAGGCCTGCCAGCTCGTATTTGTTGGGTCGGTTTGAAAGATCGTGAACGCTTAGGCCAAGCATTCAATGAAATGGTGAAAAATGGCGAACTGAAAGCACCGGTTGTTATCGGTCGTGACCACCTAGATTCAGGTTCAGTAGCAAGCCCGAACCGCGAAACAGAAGGCATGATGGATGGCTCTGATGCAGTTTCTGATTGGCCTCTATTGAACGCCCTTCTGAACACCGCGGGTGGGGCAACTTGGGTTTCTTTGCACCACGGTGGTGGCGTTGGCATGGGCTTCTCGCAACACTCAGGCATGGTGATTTGTTGTGACGGCAGTGAAGATGCTTCGCAGCGTATTTCTCGCGTACTTCACAATGACCCAGCAACCGGCGTTATGCGTCATGCTGATGCAGGTTACGATATTGCCAAGCAGTGTGCAAAAGAGCAGAAGCTTGATTTACCTATGCTAAACGAAGAACTTCGTCGCCTTTAATGTCTGGAGAGAACATGTTGAATTTATTACTTAAGCCAGGACTACTAGGCCTATCTGAACTGCGTAAAATCAGCCGTAGTCCTGTGAACCTGTCACTCGACCCTGCAGCTATCCCTGATATTGAAGCGAGCATGCACGTTGTCGAGCAAGTGATTGCTGAAGATCGCACGGTATATGGCATCAATACAGGTTTTGGCTTATTAGCGAATACTAAAATAGCCCCTGAAGATTTAGAAGTACTACAGAAAAGTATCGTGCTTTCTCACGCGGCGGGCATTGGTAAATTCATGTCTGATGAAACTGTGCGCTTGATGATGGTGTTAAAAATTAACAGCTTATCTCGCGGTTACTCTGGTATCCGACTCAAGGTGATCAATGCACTTATCGATCTTGTGAACGCACAGGTTTACCCATGCGTTCCACAAAAAGGATCTGTTGGTGCATCTGGAGATCTTGCTCCCCTCGCCCACATGAGTACGGTACTGCTAGGTGAAGGCCAAGCACGTCACAACGGCAAGATCATCACTGGCCTAGAAGCAATGCAGATCGCAGGCCTTGAGCCAATCACACTTGCTCCTAAAGAAGGTTTAGCGCTGTTAAACGGTACTCAAGCATCGACGGCCTTTGCATTAGAAGGTCTATTCGCAGCGGAAGACTTGTTCGCTTCGGCGACTGTGTGTGGAGCAATGTCTGTTGAAGCAGCACTCGGTAGTCGCCGCCCATTTGACCCTCGTATTCACCGCGTTCGTGGTCATCGTGGCCAAATGGATGCAGCGCTTGCTTACCGTCATATGCTTGATCAAAAGAGTGAGATTGGTGAATCACACACGTGTTGTGAAAAGGTTCAAGACCCTTACTCACTGCGTTGTCAGCCTCAAGTGATGGGTGCTTGCTTACAGCAGATTCGTAATTCAGCTGAAATTTTAAATGTTGAAGCGAACTCGGTATCGGACAACCCGTTAGTTTTCGCTGACGATGGCGACATTATTTCAGGGGGTAACTTCCACGCAGAACCCGTCGCAATGGCTGCCGATAACCTTGCATTAGCAATAGCTGAAATCGGTAGCTTGTCAGAACGAAGAATGGCGCTGCTGATTGATAGCGCGCTAAGCAAACTACCGCCTTTCTTGGTCGATAACGGCGGCGTAAACTCAGGCTTTATGATTGCTCAAGTAACATCAGCAGCATTAGCAAGTGAGAACAAAACCTTAGCGCATCCTGCGTCAATAGACAGTCTTCCGACATCAGCAAACCAAGAAGACCACGTATCAATGGCAACCTTCGCAGCACGTAGACTTAGATACATGGCTGAAAATACCCGTGGGATATTGGCTGTAGAATATTTAGCAGCAGCACAAGGGCTAGACTTCCGCGCTCCGAATCTATCTTCTCCTCGTGTGGAAGAAGCGAAACAGATTTTGCGTGAAAAAGTCAGCTTCTACGACAAAGACAGATATTTTGCACCGGATATTGAACAAGCGAACTTATTGCTCAAATTATCCGTTCATAATCACCTAATGCCAGAAGGCACTCTGTGTAGCTTTTAAAGCAAAAACATTCTGAACAACACTCATTAGAGTGTCATATAAACAAGGGCTATCGATTAGCCCTTGTTGCATTGAGCCAGAGGCCATATCTCTCTTAAAATCGTCACATACCATCCAACGTATTTATCTAATTAACTGATATATAAGCAAAGTTAACTGGATAGACCATTAGAACGAAGTTAGTTAGCTATAATCCACCCCAGATTTGATGACTAATAGCGATACTATGTTTCTGACACCTTACTTTTCTACTGAAGACAATCAATTTCAATTCACTCGTGAACAGGCTAGCCACTTTGCTAAAAAAGTAGCCGCTGACTTCAACCCAATTCACGATGAAGACAACAAGCGCTTCTGCGTGCCTGGCGATCTTTTGTTTGCAGTTCTTCTGCAGAAAGAAGGCATCAGCCAAAAAATGCGTTTTGATTTTTCAGGTATGGTTGGTAACGGTATTGCGCTTAGCGTTGACAACAAGTGTGAAAAAGAAAGCTCACTGGTTGACGAGAAAGGCAAAGAATACCTACACATGTCTTGTGAAGGTGAGAAAAGCCACGATCAAGCATTCATCGAACACGTAGTAACAAACTACGTTAAGTTCTCTGGTATGAACTTCCCACACATCATGGTTCCTCTTATGGAAGAGCAACAGATGATGATCAACTGCCAACGCCCTCTTGTTATTTACGAGAGCATGGAAGTTGAATTTACTCGCCTAGACCTATCCCACCCAGAAGTTGAATTCTCTGGTGCGACTTTTGATGTTGAAGGCAAGCGTGGCATCGTGACACTGAACTTCGATTTCAAAGAGGACGGCGAAGTGGTAGGTAAAGGCGTGAAACGCATGGTAGCAAGTGGCCTTAAGCCATACGACCAAGCTTCTGTCGATGACCTAGTAAACCGCTTCAACGAACGTAAAGAGATGTTTCTAGCTCAGTTCGCAGCTGCCGCTTAATCAGCATCCTTATTTACACATATTGCTGTAAATAAGCTCTAGAACAAGACCAACAAAGCCCAGCTTGATATCCTCAAGCTGGGCTTTTTAGTTTTTAAGCATCAAATTATATTTGTACTGGTTACTTTTTTAACTTCAGTGCCGAAGGTAACTTTCGTACAATCAAACCACCGAAAAGGACGAGTAACCAATGCCAAGCCAGTGAACCGCCGCTGCCGCCACCTGAGCTTTTTGCGTTCTGCGTACCTTCAGACTTAGATATCTTTATCTCATCGGTATACGCAAAGTTTGTGATCGTAACTCTGTCGCTCCCTGAAGAACCAGACGAATCTTTCACATATGTAATCATAAAGCTGTTGTCAGCATCTCTAACTAACGGTAGGTTCACCGAACCAGAAAACTCACCAGAGACACTATCAAATTTTTGACCGTTACTATAAACCTCAACAAAGTCATAATCAGCTTCAGACGATGCAGTTAGGTCAAACGAAACCGTACCAGCAGGAATCCCCTCAACAATAAGCGCTGCAGATGTACCGTGGCTAATCGGCGGTGAGGACAACGAATCACCTTCTGTAATCCAAGCTTGTGTGTTGTAAATGCCACTGTTAGGTACACTGACATAAGAGTTTACAGTATTCGTTACAGATCTCGCCCCTATAACAGAAACAGTTGAAGTAACCGTGCCTACCAACAAGTCAGTGTCAACATTAATACCAAATTCATGTTCACCGATTGAGTTTAGGTTATAACTAACCACTACTTCACAGCTTTGCCCTACAGTTAAAGTGCTACATCCATTGTCTGTTATAACAGTATCATTACCTGAAATTGGATAAACACGGTTTACTTGAATGTTTTGATCAGATTTATTTGTGAATTCAAAGGTATGTGAAATAGGAGCCAATAATCTTGCACCTAGCATCTCCACTTGACGGTAACTAAACCCTGCTTTCTGCTCATCAATCCAATCATCAAAGTAACTAATGTTGGTATAGACACCGTAAGCGTTAGCCTCTGCACATCCTTTACCCCAACTTACAATACCCAGTTGTTCATATACCCCATTAGTCGAGACAACAATTGGACCGCCACTGTCACCCTGGCAAGAGTCATAACCACCATCACTATATCCCGCACAGAATGCGTCGCTACCAATAGAAGAGTAGCCACTGTAAGGAACAGTGTTGCATTGGTACTGATTAACTAGGGGAACATTAACTTGATACAACTCACTCTTCGATGAATATCCATCTGACGCGTCCTGATCACCCCAGCCCATGACCGTTAGCATTTGGCCGTCATTGAGGTTACCGCGAACATAACCATCAACGAGATTAACCACAGACTCAGCTGGCTTTTCTACGAGCTCAATAATGGCGATATCATTGCCTGTCGCTGCAGAGTTGTAATATTCATGTACATAAATATTATCAACAGCGTATCTATGTTGTGCGGCTTGAGAGGCAGAAAGGTTTGATACGCCAATCACCACATCTAGATCTTCACGACCATTACCTTCCACACAGTGAGCGGCAGTTAATACATATCGCTCACCAATGAAGCTCGCACCACAAAACTGACCGTCATAAGCGTTCACGTTCCTTGAGACTAGCGCAGCCATAAATGGCCAATTGCCTTGTGTTGCTTCTTTACCGTTGATAATTCGAGCTGAAACATCTGCCAACACCGACGTTGAAGACAGACTCACTGCATAGATACCTAGCGACAACCATTTAGCCTGAACCATTTTTATTACCTAGCCTTTTATATCTTTTAATAATGATGTGCAGGCTATTTTATAAAAACACAATATGAAACATTGGTTATATTTTTTTGTGATGAAGCTCAACTAAATGATAATAGTTCTTATCTAATTACTTAATTGTCTTTGAATCCACATCAGATCCAACGCCTAACCTTTTGTTTGTAATCAACATATTCAGCGCCGAACAATTGTTCTAGAGCACGCTCTTCTGGCTTGATTTGGAATTGATTCATGTAAATCACGAACGCGAAGCTGAGTAAGATACTGAAGATGTTTTGAAAGTAGTAGCCAACGCAGAATAGTAAAATGAATAACCCTAGATACATTGGGTTTCGGGTGTAGCCGAAAATGCCGCTGTCTACGACTGCCGAAGCGGTTTCGACTTTGATCGGGTTAACGGTCGTTTTCTGTTTTCGAAATTCCCAGATACCGGATAATCCAACCACGCCGCTCAATGCGATTCCAACACCTAAAACGATTAGCTTATAAGGCAATGCTATTGCCGCCGTACTTAGTTGTTGAGCGCAGAAATAAGACGCAACTATTACCAATATAAACAGAGCAACCGGTGGTACTTTTAACTCAAGAAATCTCATAGTTTTCCTTATTAACAATTCCATTGTTAGTTTAGAAAAAAGCCCAGCAATTGCTGGGCTAAATAGTTTATAGAATTTTTGCGAGCGCCTGTAATGGATGGGCAAGCTTCTCACCCTCAAAACGCTTCACTTGGCTTCGGCAGGAATAACCCGTCACTAAGCAACGCTCTTTCGGCAAGTCTTGCATCCTTGGCTTCCAACTTAAACCGTATATGTCTTTCGACATTTGTAGCTTATCGACTTCGTGCCCGAAGGTACCCGCCATACCACAACAGCCGACAGGAACGCTGGTTAAAGCAGCGCCAAAGTGTTTGAAGATAGCGCCCCACTCTTTTTCAGCGTTTGGCATTTTGGTCTTCTCCGTACAGTGAGCAAACAAGTACCACATTTCTTCGCTTGCAGAACGCGCTTCAAAATCACCGAGCGACGGCATTAACCATTCATGTACGGTGAGCACATCAAAGTCGCCACGCTTGTCACCTAAAATCTCGACGTATTCATCGCGGTAACAAAGCACAAGAGCAGGATCAACACCGACTAAAGGAATACCAATATCAGCCACCATCGATAAGAAATCAGACGTCGATTTCGCCTCACGAGCGAAACGACTTAAGAAGCCTTTTATGTGCAGCGCTTTCCCATTAGGTTTGAACGGCAGTAGTACCGGTGTTTTGCCAAGCTTCTGAGCCAAGGTAACGAAGTCTTCGACTACCTCTGCATCATAAAAGCTAGTAAACGGGTCTTGAACGATCAACACGTGCTGTTTCTTCTGCTCAGAAGAGAGCCCTTCTAGATACTGTAAATCGAAGAGTTGCAGCTCTTTGCTCGCCAGGCGATTTTTAAGTGTAGGCACCGACATCAGTGGTGCATCAACATAACCAACCGTTTTCGCTGTTGCGGTTTGTATCCACTTTTGACCCAAGGCAGCATTAACAACCTTTGGCGCTTTCGCCATTAGCGGCAACATGGTTTCAATGTTGGCGACTAAATAGTCTTTTGCAGGGCGTTGGTAGCGTGAGTAATAGATGTTTAAGAATCGTGAACGGAAACTTGGCACATCAACTTTGATCGGACACTGGCTCGCACACGCTTTACACGCAAGACAACCGTTCATCGCTTCGTGAACTTCATGCGAGAAATCGTATTCATGGCGTTTGTTCATTGTATTACGAACACGTTCCACCATGGTTTTAACCGGAGTATTGCCCTTCAGCGCTTCTTGCTCTAAATCGAGAATATCGACGCCTTGTTCCGTTAACTGACGCAACCACTCTCTCACTAAGCCTGCGCGGCCTTTTGGCGAATGACGACGGTCAGCCGTGACTTTCATCGAAGGGCACATTGGCGAGCTAGTATCGTAGTTGAAGCACAAGCCGTTACCGTTACATTCCATCGCTTGTTTGAAGCTATCACGAACTTGTACGTCGATCTGACGGTCATAGAAGCCACGCTTAGTATCGGTGACTTTCACCAATTCAGCGTCACTTTCTAACGGCGTACAGATCTTGCCAGGGTTCATCTTGTTATGCGGGTCGAATGCCGCTTTAACACGTCGAAGCTCGGTAAACAGTTCTTCACCGAAGAAGTCAGGACCGTACTCAGAGCGGAAGCCTTTGCCGTGCTCACCCCACATTAAACCGCCGTATTTCGCCACCAGCTTAACCACTTCATCAGAAACTTCGTGCATCAAGGCTTCTTGCATAGGGTCACATAGGTCAAGAGCCGGACGAACGTGTAGAACACCCGCATCAACGTGACCAAACATTCCGTAATTCAGCTCTTTCGAATCAAGTAGCACTCGAAATTCAGCGATGAAGTCAGCCAAGTTTTCTGGTGGTACACAAGTATCTTCAGCAAAAGCGACTGGCTTAGCTCGGCCTTTCGCCGCACCTAATAAACCCACCGCTTTCTTACGCATGTTGTAGATTCGGCCAATACTCGCCAAATCGCTACAAACTTGGAAACCGATCACACCCGCGTCTTCGGTTTCTACCATGGTTTCAAGTTGTGCCGTCAGCGCTTGAACTTGTTGTACAACTTCCGCTTCATCTTGGCCTGCAAACTCAACCATGTTGATGCCAAGCATCTCTTTGTTAGGGACATCGGTCAGCAGGTCGCTCACGGTGTGCCAGACGATGTCTTGCTTCGCTAAGTTCAATACTCTTGAATCAACCGTTTCAACAGACAGTGCTTTCGCTTCTACCATAAACGGTGCATTACGCAATGCAGAATCAAACGTGTTGTATTTCACGTTAACCAGTGTGCGTGCTTTTGGAATCGGCGTTAGGTTTAGCTTAGCTTCCGTGATGAATGCTAACGAACCTTCAGCGCCACATAGAACGCGAGTCAGGTCAAAGCTATCGTCTTGTTCGTTGATTGCATTCTTTAGATCGTAACCAGTTAAGAAGCGATTCAGCGGAGGGAATTTATCCAGAATTTGAGCGCGCTTGTCTCGACAAATAGCCTCAGTCACCTCAAGGGCATGGTGAGCGAATTCACCTTCAACGGGTAAGCCGTGTGATAAATCAGACTCTAAACATGAACCGTCTGCGAATACCGCTTGTAGCGATAATACATGGTCAGACGTTTTTCCGTACTTCAATGACCCTTGGCCCGAAGCATCGGTATTGATCATGCCACCCAAGGTTGCTCGGTTACTTGTGGAAAGGTCTGGAGAGAAAAAGTAACCATACGGGCGAACAGCGTCGTTCAATTGATCTTTAACGACACCAGACTGAACTCTTACCCAGCCTTCTTTCTCGTTAATCTCAAGAACCTTATTCATGTATCGCGACAGGTCAACCACGACACCTTTTGTTAAAGATTGTCCGTTGGTTCCGGTACCGCCACCACGAGGGGAAAAGGTCACACGTTCGTAAGCAGATTTAGAAACCACTTTACCGATAAGCACAACATCTTGCGTTGTTTTAGGAAGGATGACCGCCTGCGGCAATTGCTGATAGACACTGTTATCAGTCGCCACAGCCAAACGGCTAGAATATTGAGATTCAATGTCGCCAGTAAAGCCCGCTGTTTTTAGTTCATCTAAAAAGCGTACGACAACTGGATCGACATCAGCATTGAGTTGAAGTCTTGGTAACATTTGCTTCCTGCCCCTACTTCGCTGATCCTATCAGCATTGGGTTATCTGAGATTTTTAATAATTTTCTTTGAATTTCGTCACTTTACTACTATTAAGATCATATAAAAAGGTGATCAAATCAGAATCTCAGTGCAAGAATGGAGAAATAGTCACTTTCGTCTTATTTCAGTAGTAATATACTGAATAACATTTTGTTTAAGACATCTCCACGAGCACATCACAATGAAAAAAAACAAAACAGTCACAACTGAAGATATCCTTCTTAAACTATGCCAATCAGTCTCAAGCGTACTTACTTCAGCGACGGCTTCTCAGGTGTCCTATTCAGCCATGGTTCAAAAGATCAACAAAACAAGCCTAAAGCCAGACTTTGGTTGCTTCGTTCTGTTTGACGGCGGCTTTTCTGGTCTTGTTGTTATCAATTTTACGTCCAAAGCAGCGTTAGAGATCTACACCAATTACATGCGCAATATGGGCATGCCTGAAAACGAGCTCGCTGTGCTTCATACTTCAGACGAAGTGGGTGATGTATTGGGTGAGTTGATGAACCAATTGGTGGGTGACTTCACCAATAAAATCCGCAAAGAACTGCAAACCAACATCACACAAAATCAACCGAAAATGCTGGCTCTGAACAAACAAGTAAACCTTTCTGTTGATACCAATCTCGATCGTCCACAAGCTCGTCGTGTGACCTTCTCTACCGCCAATAACAACATCTTCTACCTTGAGCTTGCGATGGATAAAACCGAATTCATTCAATTGGAAGAATTTGAAATCGCAGAAGACGAATGTCCAGATAGCATTCTTGAGGCGACTCAGAAAAAAATGCAAGAAGCGAACAAACCAGCGCAAAGCTCAGGTAACGATGCAGCAGCAGATCTACTCGATGAGCTTGGGATCTAGTTTGCTAAAGCTCTAGCCATAATGACAAATCGTGTCACTAACGCCATCAATACTCTTGATGGCGTTTTTGTTTTTGTCGCCAACTCGGCTCATGCAGTCCAATGTTCACCGTCTCACTTGTCCATCAAACCAGTTTTGCCTTTCTGTTACCCGCGAAAACATGTAAAATGTTGGACTTTTAAAAATTTGCGGTACTGATTAAA includes:
- the ydiJ gene encoding D-2-hydroxyglutarate dehydrogenase YdiJ, which translates into the protein MLPRLQLNADVDPVVVRFLDELKTAGFTGDIESQYSSRLAVATDNSVYQQLPQAVILPKTTQDVVLIGKVVSKSAYERVTFSPRGGGTGTNGQSLTKGVVVDLSRYMNKVLEINEKEGWVRVQSGVVKDQLNDAVRPYGYFFSPDLSTSNRATLGGMINTDASGQGSLKYGKTSDHVLSLQAVFADGSCLESDLSHGLPVEGEFAHHALEVTEAICRDKRAQILDKFPPLNRFLTGYDLKNAINEQDDSFDLTRVLCGAEGSLAFITEAKLNLTPIPKARTLVNVKYNTFDSALRNAPFMVEAKALSVETVDSRVLNLAKQDIVWHTVSDLLTDVPNKEMLGINMVEFAGQDEAEVVQQVQALTAQLETMVETEDAGVIGFQVCSDLASIGRIYNMRKKAVGLLGAAKGRAKPVAFAEDTCVPPENLADFIAEFRVLLDSKELNYGMFGHVDAGVLHVRPALDLCDPMQEALMHEVSDEVVKLVAKYGGLMWGEHGKGFRSEYGPDFFGEELFTELRRVKAAFDPHNKMNPGKICTPLESDAELVKVTDTKRGFYDRQIDVQVRDSFKQAMECNGNGLCFNYDTSSPMCPSMKVTADRRHSPKGRAGLVREWLRQLTEQGVDILDLEQEALKGNTPVKTMVERVRNTMNKRHEYDFSHEVHEAMNGCLACKACASQCPIKVDVPSFRSRFLNIYYSRYQRPAKDYLVANIETMLPLMAKAPKVVNAALGQKWIQTATAKTVGYVDAPLMSVPTLKNRLASKELQLFDLQYLEGLSSEQKKQHVLIVQDPFTSFYDAEVVEDFVTLAQKLGKTPVLLPFKPNGKALHIKGFLSRFAREAKSTSDFLSMVADIGIPLVGVDPALVLCYRDEYVEILGDKRGDFDVLTVHEWLMPSLGDFEARSASEEMWYLFAHCTEKTKMPNAEKEWGAIFKHFGAALTSVPVGCCGMAGTFGHEVDKLQMSKDIYGLSWKPRMQDLPKERCLVTGYSCRSQVKRFEGEKLAHPLQALAKIL
- a CDS encoding DUF3334 family protein, producing MKKNKTVTTEDILLKLCQSVSSVLTSATASQVSYSAMVQKINKTSLKPDFGCFVLFDGGFSGLVVINFTSKAALEIYTNYMRNMGMPENELAVLHTSDEVGDVLGELMNQLVGDFTNKIRKELQTNITQNQPKMLALNKQVNLSVDTNLDRPQARRVTFSTANNNIFYLELAMDKTEFIQLEEFEIAEDECPDSILEATQKKMQEANKPAQSSGNDAAADLLDELGI